A genomic segment from Pollutimonas thiosulfatoxidans encodes:
- the cueR gene encoding Cu(I)-responsive transcriptional regulator: MNIGEASKASGVSAKMIRYYEQIGLIPPAERKSSGYRFYTQEDIHRLHFIRRARDLGFSVAEIGDLLGLWNDRTRQSADVKRLAQAHIAELEQRIDKLRQMTGTLQTLIDCCAGDERPDCPILANLERPDETTAA; encoded by the coding sequence ATGAACATCGGTGAAGCATCAAAAGCCTCGGGCGTGTCAGCCAAGATGATTCGTTACTACGAGCAAATAGGCCTGATCCCGCCTGCGGAACGAAAATCGTCGGGCTATCGCTTTTATACGCAGGAAGACATACACCGTCTGCATTTCATCCGCCGCGCCCGGGACCTGGGCTTCTCGGTTGCAGAAATCGGCGACCTGCTGGGCTTATGGAATGATCGGACGCGGCAGAGCGCCGACGTCAAACGCCTGGCCCAGGCGCACATTGCCGAACTGGAACAGCGCATCGACAAGCTGCGGCAAATGACGGGCACCCTGCAAACCCTGATCGATTGCTGCGCCGGCGACGAGCGGCCGGACTGCCCGATACTGGCCAACCTGGAACGACCAGACGAGACCACCGCAGCTTAA
- a CDS encoding heavy metal translocating P-type ATPase gives MSVSLQDRDRPDAAAITLSIVGMNCASCVGRVEAALAKVPGVATVAVNLATERADIQTAGPVDRMDLIQAVQKAGYEVPAAPTELAVEGMSCASCVGRVERALLAVPGVSEATVNLATERATIRGTAGTDALVSAVQTAGYKARPITDSVAGVDEEAALRKDAERIALKRDLLIATALTLPVFIIEMGSHLVPAMHALVERSIGMQASWILQFVLTTLVLAVPGRRFYTHGFPALFRLAPDMNSLVAVGTLAAYAYSVVATFWPGLLPAGTVNVYYEAAAVIVTLILLGRYLEARAKGRTSEAITRLVGLQARIARVSRDGRIVELPIDDVLAGDIIELRPGERVPVDGEVIDGHSYVDESMITGEPIPVEKSAGSQVVGGTVNQTGAFTIRATAVGGQTVLAQIIRLVEQAQGSKLPIQAVVDKVTMWFVPAVMAAAALTFLVWLIFGPSPALTFALVNAVAVLIIACPCAMGLATPTSIMVGTGRGAELGVLFRKGEALQLLKDAKVVAVDKTGTLTEGKPALTDLEVADGFERAAVLASIAAVESRSEHPIARAIVQAAEQEGIAVPPLEQFASVTGMGVGANVNGLRVEVGADRYMRELGLDVSPFAATAERLGNEGKSPMYAAIGGRLAAIVAVADPIKPTTAAAIAALHQLGLKVAMITGDNERTAKAIAARLGIDEVVAEVLPEGKVVAVRRLKAEHGHVAFVGDGINDAPALAEADVGLAIGTGTDIAMEAADVVLMSGSLLGVPNAIALSQATIGNIRQNLFWAFAYNTALIPVAAGVLYPAYGVLLSPIFAAGAMALSSVFVVGNALRLRGFRPPVAGQSAAVS, from the coding sequence ATGAGCGTGTCACTCCAAGACCGCGATCGCCCCGACGCGGCAGCAATCACCTTGTCCATCGTCGGCATGAACTGCGCATCCTGTGTAGGCAGAGTCGAAGCGGCGCTTGCCAAGGTGCCGGGGGTGGCCACGGTTGCCGTCAACCTCGCCACGGAACGAGCGGATATACAAACGGCCGGCCCGGTCGATCGCATGGACTTGATTCAGGCGGTTCAGAAAGCCGGCTACGAAGTGCCGGCCGCCCCAACGGAGCTGGCAGTCGAAGGCATGAGCTGCGCCTCTTGCGTGGGGCGCGTCGAACGCGCGCTCCTCGCCGTGCCCGGCGTGTCGGAAGCCACGGTCAACCTGGCAACCGAGCGGGCGACGATACGGGGAACCGCCGGGACCGACGCGCTGGTTTCGGCAGTGCAAACTGCCGGATACAAGGCCCGGCCCATAACTGACTCTGTAGCAGGCGTCGATGAAGAGGCCGCCCTCAGGAAAGACGCAGAACGCATCGCCTTGAAGCGCGACCTGCTTATCGCCACGGCACTGACGCTACCGGTATTCATCATTGAAATGGGATCGCACCTGGTGCCGGCCATGCATGCGCTGGTAGAGCGCAGCATAGGCATGCAAGCCAGCTGGATCCTGCAGTTCGTCCTGACCACGCTGGTGCTGGCCGTCCCTGGCCGACGATTCTATACCCATGGTTTTCCAGCTTTGTTCCGCCTGGCGCCCGACATGAATTCGCTGGTGGCCGTCGGCACTTTGGCCGCCTACGCCTATTCGGTGGTCGCAACATTCTGGCCGGGGCTGTTGCCGGCCGGGACGGTTAATGTTTACTACGAAGCGGCCGCCGTCATCGTCACCTTGATCCTGCTGGGCCGGTATCTGGAAGCGCGCGCGAAGGGCCGGACCTCTGAAGCCATCACCCGCCTGGTGGGATTGCAGGCGCGAATCGCAAGAGTATCGCGCGACGGGCGCATCGTTGAACTGCCCATCGACGACGTCCTGGCGGGCGACATTATCGAACTGCGGCCCGGCGAACGCGTGCCAGTCGATGGCGAGGTCATCGACGGCCACAGTTATGTAGACGAGTCCATGATTACGGGCGAACCCATTCCGGTCGAGAAGTCCGCCGGCAGCCAGGTGGTCGGGGGCACGGTCAATCAGACCGGCGCCTTTACCATCAGGGCCACTGCCGTGGGCGGCCAAACCGTGTTGGCGCAAATCATACGTCTGGTCGAACAGGCGCAAGGCTCCAAGTTGCCCATCCAGGCCGTGGTCGACAAAGTCACCATGTGGTTCGTGCCGGCCGTCATGGCCGCAGCGGCGCTTACTTTCCTGGTCTGGTTGATCTTTGGTCCCTCGCCCGCCTTGACCTTCGCCCTGGTCAATGCGGTGGCGGTGCTCATCATCGCCTGCCCCTGCGCCATGGGGCTGGCCACGCCGACGTCCATCATGGTCGGTACGGGTCGTGGTGCTGAATTGGGCGTGCTGTTTCGCAAGGGCGAAGCGCTGCAACTACTGAAAGACGCGAAAGTGGTCGCCGTCGACAAGACCGGCACACTGACGGAAGGCAAGCCCGCCCTGACTGACCTGGAAGTTGCCGATGGCTTCGAGCGGGCCGCCGTGCTGGCCAGCATTGCTGCGGTGGAATCGCGTTCCGAACACCCCATCGCGCGCGCCATCGTGCAGGCCGCCGAGCAGGAAGGCATCGCGGTGCCCCCGCTAGAGCAGTTCGCATCGGTAACCGGCATGGGCGTGGGTGCGAACGTGAACGGCCTTCGTGTAGAAGTTGGCGCCGACCGCTATATGCGCGAGCTTGGGCTGGACGTCAGCCCCTTTGCCGCAACGGCAGAGCGGCTGGGCAATGAAGGTAAATCGCCCATGTATGCCGCTATAGGCGGACGCCTGGCCGCCATCGTCGCCGTAGCGGACCCCATCAAGCCTACTACCGCCGCCGCCATCGCGGCGCTGCACCAGTTGGGTTTGAAGGTGGCGATGATTACCGGCGACAACGAACGCACGGCGAAGGCTATCGCGGCCCGCCTGGGTATTGATGAGGTGGTGGCCGAAGTGCTGCCCGAAGGCAAGGTCGTGGCGGTGCGACGCCTGAAGGCCGAGCATGGCCATGTGGCATTCGTCGGCGACGGCATCAATGACGCTCCGGCACTGGCGGAAGCCGATGTGGGCCTGGCCATAGGCACAGGCACCGACATCGCCATGGAGGCCGCCGATGTCGTGTTGATGTCCGGCAGCTTGCTGGGGGTGCCCAATGCCATTGCGCTGTCTCAGGCGACCATAGGCAATATTCGGCAGAATTTGTTTTGGGCTTTCGCCTACAACACCGCGCTGATCCCCGTGGCGGCGGGCGTGCTGTACCCGGCTTACGGCGTGCTGCTCTCGCCCATCTTTGCGGCGGGCGCCATGGCTTTGTCCAGTGTGTTTGTGGTGGGTAACGCCTTGCGCCTGCGCGGGTTCCGGCCGCCTGTGGCGGGCCAATCAGCAGCAGTTTCATGA